The Brachyhypopomus gauderio isolate BG-103 chromosome 7, BGAUD_0.2, whole genome shotgun sequence genome has a window encoding:
- the LOC143519506 gene encoding uncharacterized protein LOC143519506 isoform X7 encodes MRGSLGCAALGLHCSWRGRGWVGFPGLSLPASGLWGNVVAAFLPLLKLTPIEELFLFLMYLSVGLKQRDLGHRFFIHRTTVSRIIITWANFFTPFTGLYTLLGSMCIWMPPEVIKAHLPKEFSRYPDTQVVIDCTELRCQTPSSLLLQSEVFSTYKSHCTFKATRMVLLSRNGPRMVERWFAPANFYSPTLR; translated from the exons atgcgagggtcactgggatgtgcggccctgggactccactgctcctggaggggccgtgggtgggtgggattcccgggtctttctctgcctgcctctggcctctgggggaatgttgtcgcggCTTTcttacccttgctg AAGCTAACACCAATTGAAGAGCTGTTCCTCTTTCTGATGTACTTGTCGGTTGGCCTAAAACAGAGGGATCTTGGGCACAGATTTTTTATTCACCGCACCACTGTGAGCCGGATCATCATTACGTGGGCCAACTTCTTTACACCCTTTACAGGCCTTTACACCCTGCTGGGATCCATGTGTATCTGGATGCCACCCGAAGTCATAAAGGCTCACCTGCCCAAGGAGTTCTCAAGGTACCCAGACACACAGGTAGTGATTGACTGCACAGAGCTTCGCTGCCAGACTCCATCATCTTTACTGCTGCAAAGTGAAGTATTTTCAACATACAAGTCCCACTGCACTTTCAAAG CTACCAGAATGGTCCTCTTGTCAAGAAATGGGCCTCGGATGGTGGAAAG atggtttgcaccagccaatttctattctccaacattgaggtaa
- the LOC143519506 gene encoding uncharacterized protein LOC143519506 isoform X2: MRGSLGCAALGLHCSWRGRGWVGFPGLSLPASGLWGNVVAAFLPLLKLTPIEELFLFLMYLSVGLKQRDLGHRFFIHRTTVSRIIITWANFFTPFTGLYTLLGSMCIWMPPEVIKAHLPKEFSRYPDTQVVIDCTELRCQTPSSLLLQSEVFSTYKSHCTFKGMLGMAPHGAVTFVSALYQGSLGDKEIFRQSGITSLLTPHMAIMVDKGFLVDDLVPCKVHRPAFLHKRTQMLEDDVRETQHIARLRVHVERMIRRIKENKLFDTVIPLSITGSINQIVYCGMSSLQLPEWSSCQEMGLGWWKDGLHQPISILQH, translated from the exons atgcgagggtcactgggatgtgcggccctgggactccactgctcctggaggggccgtgggtgggtgggattcccgggtctttctctgcctgcctctggcctctgggggaatgttgtcgcggCTTTcttacccttgctg AAGCTAACACCAATTGAAGAGCTGTTCCTCTTTCTGATGTACTTGTCGGTTGGCCTAAAACAGAGGGATCTTGGGCACAGATTTTTTATTCACCGCACCACTGTGAGCCGGATCATCATTACGTGGGCCAACTTCTTTACACCCTTTACAGGCCTTTACACCCTGCTGGGATCCATGTGTATCTGGATGCCACCCGAAGTCATAAAGGCTCACCTGCCCAAGGAGTTCTCAAGGTACCCAGACACACAGGTAGTGATTGACTGCACAGAGCTTCGCTGCCAGACTCCATCATCTTTACTGCTGCAAAGTGAAGTATTTTCAACATACAAGTCCCACTGCACTTTCAAAGGTATGTTGGGGATGGCACCACATGGAGCTGTGACATTTGTATCAGCACTTTACCAGGGGTCTCTCGGTGACAAGGAAATCTTCAGGCAGTCAGGCATCACATCTCTACTGACACCTCACATGGCCATTATGGTAGACAAGGGATTCCTTGTTGATGACCTGGTTCCTTGTAAAGTACACAGGCCTGCTTTCCTGCACAAGAGAACACAGATGCTGGAAGATGATGTGAGAGAGACCCAGCATATTGCACGTCTAAGGGTACATGTGGAGAGGATGATTAGacgaattaaagaaaacaaactaTTTGACACTGTAATACCACTCTCCATCACAGGAAGTATCAATCAAATTGTTTACTGTGGCATGTCTTCTCTCCAGCTACCAGAATGGTCCTCTTGTCAAGAAATGGGCCTCGGATGGTGGAAAG atggtttgcaccagccaatttctattctccaacattga
- the LOC143519506 gene encoding uncharacterized protein LOC143519506 isoform X5 gives MRGSLGCAALGLHCSWRGRGWVGFPGLSLPASGLWGNVVAAFLPLLKLTPIEELFLFLMYLSVGLKQRDLGHRFFIHRTTVSRIIITWANFFTPFTGLYTLLGSMCIWMPPEVIKAHLPKEFSRYPDTQVVIDCTELRCQTPSSLLLQSEVFSTYKSHCTFKGMLGMAPHGAVTFVSALYQGSLGDKEIFRQSGITSLLTPHMAIMVDKGFLVDDLVPCKVHRPAFLHKRTQMLEDDVRETQHIARLRLPEWSSCQEMGLGWWKDGLHQPISILQH, from the exons atgcgagggtcactgggatgtgcggccctgggactccactgctcctggaggggccgtgggtgggtgggattcccgggtctttctctgcctgcctctggcctctgggggaatgttgtcgcggCTTTcttacccttgctg AAGCTAACACCAATTGAAGAGCTGTTCCTCTTTCTGATGTACTTGTCGGTTGGCCTAAAACAGAGGGATCTTGGGCACAGATTTTTTATTCACCGCACCACTGTGAGCCGGATCATCATTACGTGGGCCAACTTCTTTACACCCTTTACAGGCCTTTACACCCTGCTGGGATCCATGTGTATCTGGATGCCACCCGAAGTCATAAAGGCTCACCTGCCCAAGGAGTTCTCAAGGTACCCAGACACACAGGTAGTGATTGACTGCACAGAGCTTCGCTGCCAGACTCCATCATCTTTACTGCTGCAAAGTGAAGTATTTTCAACATACAAGTCCCACTGCACTTTCAAAGGTATGTTGGGGATGGCACCACATGGAGCTGTGACATTTGTATCAGCACTTTACCAGGGGTCTCTCGGTGACAAGGAAATCTTCAGGCAGTCAGGCATCACATCTCTACTGACACCTCACATGGCCATTATGGTAGACAAGGGATTCCTTGTTGATGACCTGGTTCCTTGTAAAGTACACAGGCCTGCTTTCCTGCACAAGAGAACACAGATGCTGGAAGATGATGTGAGAGAGACCCAGCATATTGCACGTCTAAGG CTACCAGAATGGTCCTCTTGTCAAGAAATGGGCCTCGGATGGTGGAAAG atggtttgcaccagccaatttctattctccaacattga
- the LOC143519506 gene encoding uncharacterized protein LOC143519506 isoform X6: MRGSLGCAALGLHCSWRGRGWVGFPGLSLPASGLWGNVVAAFLPLLKLTPIEELFLFLMYLSVGLKQRDLGHRFFIHRTTVSRIIITWANFFTPFTGLYTLLGSMCIWMPPEVIKAHLPKEFSRYPDTQVVIDCTELRCQTPSSLLLQSEVFSTYKSHCTFKGMLGMAPHGAVTFVSALYQGSLGDKEIFRQSGITSLLTPHMAIMVDKGFLVDDLVPCKVHRPAFLHKRTQMLEDDVRETQHIARLRLPEWSSCQEMGLGWWKEMLQNFS, from the exons atgcgagggtcactgggatgtgcggccctgggactccactgctcctggaggggccgtgggtgggtgggattcccgggtctttctctgcctgcctctggcctctgggggaatgttgtcgcggCTTTcttacccttgctg AAGCTAACACCAATTGAAGAGCTGTTCCTCTTTCTGATGTACTTGTCGGTTGGCCTAAAACAGAGGGATCTTGGGCACAGATTTTTTATTCACCGCACCACTGTGAGCCGGATCATCATTACGTGGGCCAACTTCTTTACACCCTTTACAGGCCTTTACACCCTGCTGGGATCCATGTGTATCTGGATGCCACCCGAAGTCATAAAGGCTCACCTGCCCAAGGAGTTCTCAAGGTACCCAGACACACAGGTAGTGATTGACTGCACAGAGCTTCGCTGCCAGACTCCATCATCTTTACTGCTGCAAAGTGAAGTATTTTCAACATACAAGTCCCACTGCACTTTCAAAGGTATGTTGGGGATGGCACCACATGGAGCTGTGACATTTGTATCAGCACTTTACCAGGGGTCTCTCGGTGACAAGGAAATCTTCAGGCAGTCAGGCATCACATCTCTACTGACACCTCACATGGCCATTATGGTAGACAAGGGATTCCTTGTTGATGACCTGGTTCCTTGTAAAGTACACAGGCCTGCTTTCCTGCACAAGAGAACACAGATGCTGGAAGATGATGTGAGAGAGACCCAGCATATTGCACGTCTAAGG CTACCAGAATGGTCCTCTTGTCAAGAAATGGGCCTCGGATGGTGGAAAG aaATGTTACAGAATTTCTCCTGA
- the LOC143519506 gene encoding uncharacterized protein LOC143519506 isoform X1: protein MRGSLGCAALGLHCSWRGRGWVGFPGLSLPASGLWGNVVAAFLPLLKLTPIEELFLFLMYLSVGLKQRDLGHRFFIHRTTVSRIIITWANFFTPFTGLYTLLGSMCIWMPPEVIKAHLPKEFSRYPDTQVVIDCTELRCQTPSSLLLQSEVFSTYKSHCTFKGMLGMAPHGAVTFVSALYQGSLGDKEIFRQSGITSLLTPHMAIMVDKGFLVDDLVPCKVHRPAFLHKRTQMLEDDVRETQHIARLRVHVERMIRRIKENKLFDTVIPLSITGSINQIVYCGMSSLQLPEWSSCQEMGLGWWKGLYEYRIYNICSFPRILFTFMYRAFCYYFRNVTEFLLMFPCCN from the exons atgcgagggtcactgggatgtgcggccctgggactccactgctcctggaggggccgtgggtgggtgggattcccgggtctttctctgcctgcctctggcctctgggggaatgttgtcgcggCTTTcttacccttgctg AAGCTAACACCAATTGAAGAGCTGTTCCTCTTTCTGATGTACTTGTCGGTTGGCCTAAAACAGAGGGATCTTGGGCACAGATTTTTTATTCACCGCACCACTGTGAGCCGGATCATCATTACGTGGGCCAACTTCTTTACACCCTTTACAGGCCTTTACACCCTGCTGGGATCCATGTGTATCTGGATGCCACCCGAAGTCATAAAGGCTCACCTGCCCAAGGAGTTCTCAAGGTACCCAGACACACAGGTAGTGATTGACTGCACAGAGCTTCGCTGCCAGACTCCATCATCTTTACTGCTGCAAAGTGAAGTATTTTCAACATACAAGTCCCACTGCACTTTCAAAGGTATGTTGGGGATGGCACCACATGGAGCTGTGACATTTGTATCAGCACTTTACCAGGGGTCTCTCGGTGACAAGGAAATCTTCAGGCAGTCAGGCATCACATCTCTACTGACACCTCACATGGCCATTATGGTAGACAAGGGATTCCTTGTTGATGACCTGGTTCCTTGTAAAGTACACAGGCCTGCTTTCCTGCACAAGAGAACACAGATGCTGGAAGATGATGTGAGAGAGACCCAGCATATTGCACGTCTAAGGGTACATGTGGAGAGGATGATTAGacgaattaaagaaaacaaactaTTTGACACTGTAATACCACTCTCCATCACAGGAAGTATCAATCAAATTGTTTACTGTGGCATGTCTTCTCTCCAGCTACCAGAATGGTCCTCTTGTCAAGAAATGGGCCTCGGATGGTGGAAAGGTCTGTATGAGTACAGAATATATAACATTTGCTCTTTCCCAAGAATACTTTTTACATTCATGTACAGggctttttgttattattttagaaATGTTACAGAATTTCTCCTGATGTTTCCCTGCTGCAATTAA
- the LOC143519506 gene encoding uncharacterized protein LOC143519506 isoform X3: MRGSLGCAALGLHCSWRGRGWVGFPGLSLPASGLWGNVVAAFLPLLKLTPIEELFLFLMYLSVGLKQRDLGHRFFIHRTTVSRIIITWANFFTPFTGLYTLLGSMCIWMPPEVIKAHLPKEFSRYPDTQVVIDCTELRCQTPSSLLLQSEVFSTYKSHCTFKGMLGMAPHGAVTFVSALYQGSLGDKEIFRQSGITSLLTPHMAIMVDKGFLVDDLVPCKVHRPAFLHKRTQMLEDDVRETQHIARLRVHVERMIRRIKENKLFDTVIPLSITGSINQIVYCGMSSLQLPEWSSCQEMGLGWWKEMLQNFS, translated from the exons atgcgagggtcactgggatgtgcggccctgggactccactgctcctggaggggccgtgggtgggtgggattcccgggtctttctctgcctgcctctggcctctgggggaatgttgtcgcggCTTTcttacccttgctg AAGCTAACACCAATTGAAGAGCTGTTCCTCTTTCTGATGTACTTGTCGGTTGGCCTAAAACAGAGGGATCTTGGGCACAGATTTTTTATTCACCGCACCACTGTGAGCCGGATCATCATTACGTGGGCCAACTTCTTTACACCCTTTACAGGCCTTTACACCCTGCTGGGATCCATGTGTATCTGGATGCCACCCGAAGTCATAAAGGCTCACCTGCCCAAGGAGTTCTCAAGGTACCCAGACACACAGGTAGTGATTGACTGCACAGAGCTTCGCTGCCAGACTCCATCATCTTTACTGCTGCAAAGTGAAGTATTTTCAACATACAAGTCCCACTGCACTTTCAAAGGTATGTTGGGGATGGCACCACATGGAGCTGTGACATTTGTATCAGCACTTTACCAGGGGTCTCTCGGTGACAAGGAAATCTTCAGGCAGTCAGGCATCACATCTCTACTGACACCTCACATGGCCATTATGGTAGACAAGGGATTCCTTGTTGATGACCTGGTTCCTTGTAAAGTACACAGGCCTGCTTTCCTGCACAAGAGAACACAGATGCTGGAAGATGATGTGAGAGAGACCCAGCATATTGCACGTCTAAGGGTACATGTGGAGAGGATGATTAGacgaattaaagaaaacaaactaTTTGACACTGTAATACCACTCTCCATCACAGGAAGTATCAATCAAATTGTTTACTGTGGCATGTCTTCTCTCCAGCTACCAGAATGGTCCTCTTGTCAAGAAATGGGCCTCGGATGGTGGAAAG aaATGTTACAGAATTTCTCCTGA
- the LOC143519506 gene encoding uncharacterized protein LOC143519506 isoform X4, producing MRGSLGCAALGLHCSWRGRGWVGFPGLSLPASGLWGNVVAAFLPLLKLTPIEELFLFLMYLSVGLKQRDLGHRFFIHRTTVSRIIITWANFFTPFTGLYTLLGSMCIWMPPEVIKAHLPKEFSRYPDTQVVIDCTELRCQTPSSLLLQSEVFSTYKSHCTFKGMLGMAPHGAVTFVSALYQGSLGDKEIFRQSGITSLLTPHMAIMVDKGFLVDDLVPCKVHRPAFLHKRTQMLEDDVRETQHIARLRLPEWSSCQEMGLGWWKGLYEYRIYNICSFPRILFTFMYRAFCYYFRNVTEFLLMFPCCN from the exons atgcgagggtcactgggatgtgcggccctgggactccactgctcctggaggggccgtgggtgggtgggattcccgggtctttctctgcctgcctctggcctctgggggaatgttgtcgcggCTTTcttacccttgctg AAGCTAACACCAATTGAAGAGCTGTTCCTCTTTCTGATGTACTTGTCGGTTGGCCTAAAACAGAGGGATCTTGGGCACAGATTTTTTATTCACCGCACCACTGTGAGCCGGATCATCATTACGTGGGCCAACTTCTTTACACCCTTTACAGGCCTTTACACCCTGCTGGGATCCATGTGTATCTGGATGCCACCCGAAGTCATAAAGGCTCACCTGCCCAAGGAGTTCTCAAGGTACCCAGACACACAGGTAGTGATTGACTGCACAGAGCTTCGCTGCCAGACTCCATCATCTTTACTGCTGCAAAGTGAAGTATTTTCAACATACAAGTCCCACTGCACTTTCAAAGGTATGTTGGGGATGGCACCACATGGAGCTGTGACATTTGTATCAGCACTTTACCAGGGGTCTCTCGGTGACAAGGAAATCTTCAGGCAGTCAGGCATCACATCTCTACTGACACCTCACATGGCCATTATGGTAGACAAGGGATTCCTTGTTGATGACCTGGTTCCTTGTAAAGTACACAGGCCTGCTTTCCTGCACAAGAGAACACAGATGCTGGAAGATGATGTGAGAGAGACCCAGCATATTGCACGTCTAAGG CTACCAGAATGGTCCTCTTGTCAAGAAATGGGCCTCGGATGGTGGAAAGGTCTGTATGAGTACAGAATATATAACATTTGCTCTTTCCCAAGAATACTTTTTACATTCATGTACAGggctttttgttattattttagaaATGTTACAGAATTTCTCCTGATGTTTCCCTGCTGCAATTAA
- the LOC143519507 gene encoding protein kinase C delta type-like, with the protein MNNNVEFTMVEKRVLALAWDCPFLTHLYSTFQTEEHLFFVMEYLTGGDLMFHIRETGSFDLYTTTFYAAEIVCGLQFLHGKGIIHRDLKLDNVMLDGEGHIKIADFGMCKENVFGDNLGKTFCGTPYYMAPEIILGERYSFSVDWWSFGVLLYGMLIGKPPFDGEEIDDIFDSIIMDIPDFPDWITLDTRDMLERLFEQDPSYRLGVVPNIRGHSFFEIVDWSALERREIQPPYVPVKSSNDGGNCEQELLNDRLSMCEKGLIGLTDQSAFAGFSFVNQHMEHLLQGCK; encoded by the exons ATGAATAATAACGTAGAGTTCACCATGGTGGAGAAGCGGGTGCTAGCTCTGGCATGGGACTGTCCCTTCCTCACCCACCTTTACTCCACCTTTCAGACCGAG GAGCACTTGTTCTTTGTCATGGAGTACCTGACCGGAGGTGACCTGATGTTCCACATACGGGAAACAGGAAGCTTTGACCTCTACACAACCAC ATTCTATGCAGCTGAAATTGTGTGCGGACTCCAGTTCCTTCATGGAAAGGGCATCatccacag GGATCTCAAGTTGGACAATGTGATGCTGGATGGAGAAGGTCACATAAAAATTGCGGATTTTGGCATGTGCAAAGAGAATGTTTTTGGAGACAATCTTGGCAAAACAttctgtgggacaccatactacatggcccctgag atcattCTGGGTGAGCGGTATTCATTCTCTGTGGATTGGTGGTCATTTGGTGTGCTCCTATATGGGATGCTGATTGGTAAGCCTCCATTCGATGGTGAAGAGATAGATGATATTTTTGATTCCATCATTATGGACATACCTGACTTCCCTGACTGGATCACTCTGGATACCAGAGACATGCTAGAACGA CTGTTTGAGCAAGACCCTTCTTATAGACTGGGTGTTGTGCCTAATATCCGAGGTCACTCATTCTTTGAGATCGTCGACTGGTCTgctctggagaggagagagatccaACCCCCTTACGTGCCAGTG AAATCATCCAATGACGGTGGCAACTGCGAGCAGGAGTTATTAAACGACCGCCTGTCCATGTGTGAGAAAGGCTTGATTGGCTTAACGGACCAGAgtgcgtttgctggcttttcttTCGTCAACCAGCACATGGAGCATCTCCTGCAGGggtgtaaataa
- the LOC143519510 gene encoding protein kinase C delta type-like, translating into MEYLTGGDLMFHIQETGSFDLYTATFYAAEIVCGLQFLHGKGIIHRDLKLDNVMLDGEGHIKIADFGMCKENVFGDNLGKTFCGTPYYVAPEIILGERYSFSVDWWSFGVLLYGMLIGKPPFDGEEIDDIFDSIIMDIPDFPDWITLDTRDMLERLFEQDPSYRLGVVPNIRGHSFFEIVDWSALERREIQPPYVPVV; encoded by the exons ATGGAGTACCTGACCGGAGGTGACCTGATGTTCCACATACAGGAAACAGGAAGCTTTGACCTCTACACAGCCAC ATTCTATGCAGCTGAAATTGTGTGCGGACTCCAGTTCCTTCATGGAAAGGGCATCatccacag GGATCTCAAGTTGGACAATGTGATGCTGGATGGAGAAGGTCACATAAAAATTGCGGATTTTGGCATGTGCAAAGAGAATGTTTTTGGAGACAATCTTGGCAAAACAttctgtgggacaccatactacgtggcccctgag atcattCTGGGTGAGCGGTATTCATTCTCTGTGGATTGGTGGTCATTTGGTGTGCTCCTATATGGGATGCTGATTGGTAAGCCTCCATTCGATGGTGAGGAGATAGATGATATTTTTGATTCCATCATTATGGACATACCTGACTTCCCTGACTGGATCACTCTGGATACCAGAGACATGCTAGAACGA CTGTTTGAGCAAGACCCTTCTTATAGACTGGGTGTTGTGCCTAATATCCGAGGTCACTCATTCTTTGAGATCGTCGACTGGTCTgctctggagaggagagagatccaACCCCCTTACGTGCCAGTGGTATGA